CGCGAACTCCGTCGAGCTTTTCGCTGATCAGCCAGCCCGTGACGTCGCGGCCTTCGGCATACACTTCGGGAAGCATCATCTCCACGGGTGCGCTGGAGGCAGCGGTGATCAGCCAAAAACTCAGCAGCAGAATAACCAGATGAACACGGCAAGGGGCTTTCATAGTTTGCTACCCTCACGGTTTTTAGAGCGGGTTAAGTTTACTTTTTCTTTTGAGAAGAAGCCTCTCAGTTCATTTCCTGCTCCGTCCTGTTAATGATCTCTTCCTGATGCTCCCGGTCAAGATCGACAAAGTAGTCGCTGTATCCCGCCACCCGAACCAGCAGGTTCCTGAATTCATCGGGGGTCTGCTGAGCCTGCCGCAGGGTCTTGGTATCGACAACGTTGAATTGGATGTGATGCCCCCCCAGGCGAAAATAGGTGCGAATCAAGCCGGTCAGCTTCTTCAGATCCCTATCCGTTGCCAGCACATCAGGCAGGAAGCGCTGATTAAGGAGGGTTCCGCCGGATTTAACCTGATCCATCTTGGCAAGCGACTTAATCACCGCAGTTGGGCCGTTCCTGTCGGCACCGTGCGACGGTGAAGTTCCGTCGGATTCCGGCATATGGGCAAAACGCCCATTGGCGGAAGCGCCAAGCATTTTTCCAAAATAGACATGACAGGTAGTGGAGAGCATATTGAGGTGGTAAACGGTTCCTTTGGTATTGGGTTTGCCGTCAATCGCCGTAAACAGGCTCTCATAGACACGCTGCATGATAGCGTCGGCCCGGTCGTCATCATTGCCGAAGAAGGGGGTCTTGTTGCAGAGCTTGAGACGCAGGGCATCCGCTTCTGCAAAATTGTTTTCCAGACACTCCAGCAGTTCCTTCCAGGTGACTGTGGCCTTATCGTAGAGATGCGTCTTGATGGCGGAAAGACTGTCAGTCACCGTGCCGATGCCGCAACACTGAATATAGTTGGTGTTGTAGCGCGGACCGGCGTCATAATAATCCCGGCCCTTTTCAATGCAGTCATCGATCACCACGGAAAGGAAAGGGGCTGGAGAATACCTGGCAAACATCCGTTCGATGTAGTTGTTCACCTTGATCTTCAGATCGACAATATATTCCAGCTGGCGGTCAAAGGCCCGATAAAGCTCTTCGAAGCTCGTGAATTTTCCAGGATCTCCGGTTTGCATACCAACCTGTATGCCCGAAAGGGGATCGATACCGTTATTGAGGGTAATCTCAAGGATCTTGGGAACATTGAGATAACCGGTGAGGATATAGGCCTCCTTGCCGAAGGCTCCCGTTTCGATACAGCCGCTGGTACCTCCCTCTCGGGCATCCTCGACACTTTTGCCGGCCCGGATCTGTTCAAGAACGACCATGTCGGTATTGAAGACCGAGGGATATCCATATCCTTTACGTATCACCCTGGCAGCCGCATCAAGAAAATGATCCGGTGTCCTGCTGCTGATATGAACGCTCGGCTGCGGCTGAAGAAGGTGTAGTTCATCAGAAACCTCCAGGGCAAGAAGGGATACCTCGTTGGCGGCGTCGGTGCCGTCCCTGTTCAGGCCGCCCAGGTTTATCTGGGTGAAGTCATTATAGGTCCCGCTCTCCCTGGCGGTGACACCAACCTTGGGAGGTGCCGTATGATTATTTACCTTGATCCACAGACAGGCGAGCAGCTCCTTGGCCCTGGCCCGGTCGAGAATTCCATCCTCCAGGCCCTGCTGATAAAAGGGCAGAAGATGCTGGTCCAAGTGTCCGGGCGACATGGCATCCCAGCCATTTAGTTCGGTGATGGTGCCCAAGTGCACAAACCAATACATCTGCACCGCCTCATGATACGTTCGCGGTGCATTCTCCGGAACCCATCTGCAGATACGGGCGATCTCGAGAAGCTCCTCTTTTCTCTGCTCATTATCTTCCTGCTTCGCCAGCTGCTCGGCCAGCTCAGCATGACGCCGGGCAAAAATGACTACTGCCTCGCAGGATATATCCATGGCGGTAAGCTGCTCGTATTTATCGGAGGCCAGGGGATCATTGAGGTAATCGAGCCGGTCTATGCTCTGTCGTATCATCTCCCGACAGTCCCTCATACCATATTTGTAAATTTTGCCGTCCAGGACGGTATGACCCGGTGCACGCTGTTCCATAAACTCGGTGAACAATCCGGCCCGATAGGCACGCTGCCAGTCCTCCGGCACCTTGCTGAAGATACGGTCACGCATCGATCGCCCCTGCCAGTAAGGAATGACTTTTTCCTCATAGGTGGCAATATCTTCCTTGCTGATCGTATATCTGGTCATCTCCCTGCTGTTCAGAATGCGCAGATCGTCACCACTGTGGCAGGTCAGTTCGGGAAAAGTGGGGACCACTTTCGGTGCCGGTCCTCTCTCCCCTACTATCAGCTCATCGCTACCGATATAGAGTGTCTTTTTCTGACAGAGATATTTAAAAAATTCGGCTCGCAACACAGGCAGAGAGTATTTACCGCTGTTTTCCCGATAGAACTCCGTCTCAAGCAGGGCACGTTCTATTGACAGTGATGGCTGCGTCTCAAAACTAATTTTGCGTAATCTTTCAATTCTGGCATTCATACTCACCCTCCAACCTGGACTTTTAATTTCATTTCCGTCAGAATTTTTTCACATTGTCCAACCCTTTCTGCAGGTAAAGACGGTAGCTCGATATCAGGATCTGCAAGACCCAGCTTTCTGTATTTTCCTCCCGCTATACTATGATACGGCAGCAGGTCGACACGCAGCGGAAGAGTCGGTAACGATGTCAGAAATTCTCCGCTGCGGCGAATATTCTCTTCATCACTGTTGAACCCCTCTATCAGGGGAATACGGATAATCATAAGACTTCCTCTGTCGGCGAGAATCCGGATATTCTTCAATATTCGTTCATTAGGTACAGCGGTATGGCGTCTATGCTTTTCACTGTCCATATGTTTGAGATCAATGAGGAAGAGCTCACAGTTATCGGCAACCTCCAAAAGCTGTGCAGGAGCAGCAAAAGCACAGGTGTCAACTGCCCGATGAATTCCCAGATCACCGCATGAGCGCAGGAGCTCGAGAAGGAATTCCGGCTGCATAAGCGGCTCGCCGCCGGAAAAGGTAACACCACCGCCAGACTCATCGAAAAACGGTATATCTTTTTTGATCTCCGCCATAACGGCAGCCGCATCGGTCTGCCAGCCCGTGGATTCATGAGCCAGAGCCGGGCAAACTTCGACGCAGTTCAAACAGCGACTACACTGCTGCTCGTCCCGCACTATACTATGGTTTTTCAGGGACAGGCTCCCGGTGGGACATTTGGCGATACACTCTCCGCACCCCACACACCTGCTGCCATTCCAGAGCAGATCCACCCTGCCTTCCATTCCTTCGGGATTATGACACCAGCGGCAGGAAAGCGGACATCCTTTTAAAAAGATAGTGGTACGGATATTCGGTCCATCATGGATGGCATATTTTTTAATGGCAAATATTGTTCCCATTTCTCTAGCGCTCACTCAAACTATAAGTAACTTCAGTATCGGCTTCATCATTTTCCGGCATATTGGCCTTCATCAGCCCGCTGAACCGAACTATATGCTGCCGAGCGGATCTACCGGCCGCCGCCCGGTCACCCCGTTCAACTGCTGCGGCAATTTCGCAAAGGTGCTCAAAATCCTCATGCAGCAGCTCTCTGGAAAAGGGTAGGTATTTGTGGAAATATCCTTGGATATTATCGTGGACGGTGACAAGATTGGCTTCGATAAGGGGATTTTCCGCCATTGCTGCCAGTTTCTGATGAAACAGGGCATCAAGGCGATGAAATTCACCCCAGTCCTGTGGATCCGTTTCAATCAAGGCTTGAATTTGAGAAATAATCCCCTTTAGCCCGGCAATTTCCATCCCATCACCGATTTCTGCGGCTTTCTCCGCCGCATATACTTCCAAGAACTCCCTGAACTCGGCAAGGTGCTCCAGGGAAACTTTCTGATGGCGAATAAGCAGAGCCATGCTGTCGCTCATGGCCTCGGTGTTGGCACCCTTTACCGTGGCTCCGCCCTTTACCCCGGTAGATATGCCAACCAATCCTTTCTGCTCTAAAACCCGAAGCGCCTCCCGGACCGTTCCACGGCTGGTAGAGAACATCTCCTTCAGTTTCATCTCGGATGGCAGTCTCTCTCCCTGCTTCAGGGTACCCTCGCAAATGGCATTCTGGATCTGCTCGACAACGTGCTCATAGGATTTAACCGGCACCAGTTTAGTAAAGTTCAGGTTCATATGTATTCCTTTATTTTCGAATCAAACTGTTTAACTGTAGGACAGTTTAATACGGATACAGATCCTCGTCAAGATCTTCAGGGAAAAGCAATCAGGAATCCTTCCCTCCTGCCCGATGAAGTCCAGTAAATATTTTTTGATTACTCCTGAAACTCAGCATTTTCTGGTCCAGGCCGGGACTGCTCTTTTCATTGGGACGTCATAAATCCGTCCATGGAGGCCTCGCTGCAGCCATCCCGACTGCAAGATTGAAAAGGGCAGCCCCAGCCCTGAGCGGAGGATAAGGACTAATCAGAAGGTTATTTTCGAAATGGGGTAAGAAAAATCCATAGCCACAACCGGGAACCGGATTAATATTCTATTTTTTCCTTTCCAGGTATTCCTGCCATTCCAGAGGCAGCATTGATTTTTTAATGGTATTACAGGATTTACAGGAGGGAACGATATTTTCTCTGGTACTTTTTCCTCCCCTGGCAAGGGGGACAAGATGGTCCATGGTCAAATCTTTAAAGGCTGTTTTTCTGCCGCAGTACCAGCATTTGCCCGCTGATGTTTTCTGTTGCCACCAACGGGTCTTGCGCATTTCTCTGGCTTTTGCCTTCTGCCGTCTGATCTCGGCGTCGTCGACTCCGTCAAATTCAAGAAAGTCACTCACCAGGAACTACCCCACCAACAAGATAGGAACGGATCTCGCCTATAAGATAGAGTGAACCGGCAATAACTATAAGGTCGTTCGCCATAGCCTGTTCTTCCGCGAAATTAAGCGCCTCCCTGACGTTGACGATCTGGTGACAGCGCTTTTTGAGATCATCATCAATGACCGCCAGCAGCATGGCGGGGTCAGCCGCCCGCTCGCCCTCCGGCTTGGTCAGAATGACAGTAGAAGCCATTTCTGCAATTATCGGCAGAGTCAGCCGCAGATCCTTATCTTCCATGGCACCCCAGATGACGATCAATTTATCATAGGTATACTCCCCGGCCAGAGTCTGCTGCAGACTCAAGACTCCTGCGGGATTGTGCGCCCCGTCGATCAGATATCGTAATGCTTCTTTGGCACCTGCATCCGCACTGCTCCCGAATCGGTCAGGACGGGGCAGGACAATATACTCAAGCCTGCCGGGCCAGTGAACAGCGGCCAGTCCCTGCCGTACATCATTTTCGGAGAAGAGGTAGCCGTGTTTTTTGAGGAGGACAAGAACAGCAAGGGAAAGCGAACTGTTGCCCCGTTGATAGTCGCCTTTCATACCGCAGCGCAGATGGCTGAAGTTCTGCTGCTGCAGTTCATCGCTCTCCGCTCGCCAACTCCACATGCCTGGTTCGGTTTCACCAACGGAGAGGAACTCTCTGCCGTAAAGATAGAGCGGTGCATTTTTCTCCCGGCAGCGCTGTTCTATAACCTCGAGGCTGACATCCATAGCGGCGCCGCAGACCATGGGGACGGCTGTTTTAATGATTCCTGCCTTCTCCGAGGCAATTGAGCGCAGATCATTGCCGAGATAGGCCTCATGATCCATGCTGACATTGGTAATCACTGTAACCAGGGGGGCCACTATATTGGTGGCATCCAGCCTTCCCCCAAGTCCCGTTTCAAAAATCACCAGATCCACTTTCGACTCTTCAAACCAGAGCAGCGCAAGGGCTGTGGTGAACTCAAAATAGGTGATTTTCTCCTCTCCCAGTACTTCCCGGATGCGTCCGGCAAGCCGTGTAAAACTCTCTTCGGAGATAAATTGATCGTTTATACGGAATCGCTCACGCACGGAGCTGAGATGCGGAGAGGTAAATAGCCCAACTCTGTATCCGGCATGGGCCAGGACGGTGGCTATATTGACGCTGACGGAGCCTTTGCCGTTTGTTCCGGCCACATGGACAAAGCGCAGAGCCTCGTCCGGTCGTGACACTTTGTCGAGAAAATTCTCCATGGCCTCAAGGCCAAGCTTAATCTTGTGCATCTGCAGGCTATTGAGATAATCCTGCGCGTCTTGATAATTCACTGTTTTTTCCCGCCCCGACTCAACTCTGCCGCACAACGGCGGCATCAAATAATCTGAACTCCAGCCTCCCTGTCAGCCGCCGATTTCCAGCTTGGCATAGTCGAGGTGGAGGGTTTTCAGGCCATGTCTGTCAAAGTGTATATCAAGAGTTCGGGGTTTCGTCAGCTTTTTTACGGTGCCGCTGCCGAAAAAAGGATGTTTGACCTTACAGCCGGGGGAAAAATCTTCCATTGACAGTTTTGGACGTTTTATACTCTTAGGGATAACCGGTACCGAGGATTCCCGGACATCAGCTGATGACTGCATCGATCCCGGGGGATCTCCGACGTTCCGACACAGTCCCGGGGATATTTCCCGCAAAAATGGCGACATGCCGACACGCTTGAAACGACGATCGGAGCTCATCATTTCCTTGGGATAACAGAGATATAATTGTTTTTTGGCACGTGTCGCTGCTACATAAAAAAGCCTGCGCTCCTCCTCCCATTGATCACCGATAGTAGCGGCGGCATGTGGAAACCTGCCGTCGGCAAGACCAATTACAAACACTACCTCCCATTCAAGCCCTTTGGCGGAATGAATGGTGGAGAGAACCAGCTTGTCACCCATATAGCTGTTATCCTTCTCACTCTCGGGAGGATCCAGTGTGGTGTCGTCAATAAAGGACTGCAGATCATCATAGGAGGTCATGATCCCTTTCAGCTGTTCCAGATCCTTTTGCCGTTTGGGATAATCATCTCTGTAGATCTGCTCAAACAATGGCTGGTAGTACTGCATCGCCAGTTCAAACAGAGCACCGGGCGATTCCTCCCGGCGCAATCGTTGAAAAAGCTCGGCAAGCCTTTTTATTCCCTTTTTCCAGGCAGAGCCGGCAGGATAGGCGGCAAGGGCCGCTATCGGGTCATCATGACCGGCGATGGTCGAGGAAATTTTCTGGGCGGTCTTCGGCCCTACTTTGTCAAGCTGTAAAAGAATACGGTTCCAGGACAGTGTATCCAGAGGATTGACCAGAATTCTCATGAAGGAAAGCAGATCCTTCATATGAGCGGATTCCGTCAATTTCAAGCCTCCCCGCTTTTCAAAATCATAGCCGTGGGTGGTTAGTTCGACCTCTAACTTATAGGAATGAAAACCTGAACGAAAGAGAACGGCCATGTCCTCAAGGGCAATGCCTTCCTGGTGGAACTTCCTGATTTTCCCTGCCACAAAACGAGCCTCAGCCCGCTCGTCCACCCCCCCATAGAGCTTGGGCAGAACATCTCCTTCGATGCGGCTGAACAGGGTTTTGGCATATTTTTCCGTGGAGTTCCTGATGATGTCATTGGTCAGCGAGAGGATCGGTTGAGTAGAACGGTAATTTTCCTCAAGCTTGATTATCCGGGTTCCTTCAAAGAGCTTGGGAAAACGCATAATATTGTAGAAATCGGCACCCCGGAACGAATAGATGGACTGTGAGTCATCGCCGACGATCATCACATTGTTATGAGTGGTTGCCAGAAGCCGCACGATTTCGGCCTGGATCAGGTTGGTATCCTGATATTCATCTACCATGATATATGAAAACCTGGCGGAAATCGCCTGGCGTGCATCCTCATCCTCTATCAGCAAGCGCTTCCAGTTCACCAGCAAATCGTCATAGTCCATCAGACCGTGATTGACCTTGAACTCGGTATAGTGTTTCTGCAGAGTTAGAATGTCATCGAGATGCTCGCTCAGGTGGCTGTACTGCTCGAAGACAAGATCCTGCAGATCCCGCGATTTATTCACCGATCCGCTGATCATGTTAATGAGGACCCGCTTTGAAGGAAACTGTTTTTCCTTACCGGTCAAGCCGAGAGAGGATTTGAGCAGATTGATAATTCCCTCGGCATCGGCCCGGTCAATGATGGTGAATGAGGAACCGAATCCGAGAGCGGCCGAATAACGCCGCAGCAGCATATTGGCAATGCCGTGGAAGGTGCCGCCCACCACTCTGCTGCAGGAGTCATTGAGCAGTTGTCCGGCACGCCAGAGCATCTCCTGGGATGCCTTGCGGGTAAAGGTAAGGAGCAGGATCCTCTCCGGGGGCACGCCGCTGTTGATCAGGTGGGCAACCCGGTAAACCAGTGTCCTGGTTTTGCCGCTGCCGGCTCCGGCTATCACCAGCACAGGCCCTTCAACGGTGGTTACAGCTTCATACTGCTGCTGATTGAGCTGCTCCTGATTGATATCAGGATGGCTCTGATTTGCTTGGAATTGAGGTAGATTTGTATGCATGGAGACTAATGTAACACAGCAATATGGGCGGCGCAACGTCAGTTGACAAAGATGAAATTAAGGGTATATTATGCGCCCAGCGTGCAGAGAGAAATCTCTTAGCAGGACACAACCGTTAATTCAAATAGTGAGGAAACGATGATGAAAGAAGCAATTGACGCATTGTTCACTCCAGAGTATCTGCAGCAGATTTTCCCGAATGACCGATCCAATGCTTTTTTTGAAGCTCTGTTCGGAGATGCCGATGAAGGTGCCTACGATATCAGTCTGGCCTATCGCGGCTGCAGCGGCAACAATATTTATTTGGAAATGCAGCTCAAGGAGCGACCCGGACGCTGCCTGGCCTGCAACCTCACTCAGGGACTGCCCGCTGTCTTCTCCCGGCATCCCGTGATCAACCTGCAGGGTGTTGTTCAGAGAGTCGACAGCGACCTCAATGACACCGCTCATTGTGTCGACTGGTCTCTGGGATATACTCAGCAGAAAAGCAACGGTCTGCACGCCATCCCGCTTACCATTACTTTGAGCGATTAGCTCCGTATATTTTTTCCTGATTCCCCCTCAGCTCAAGGCCTGGCGATACTGAGTTTCAGGGGTAGTTTGATTTTTTTTTAAAAAAAAAAGGCGCCCTCTCACCGGGTATGCCGTCTTTTTGGTGTTCTCATTTTTTCGCTATCGTACCGCAACTCTTGAGCGTCCCTCGGCTTTGGCATGATAAAGTATGTCATCGGTACGGTCCAGCCATTCCATAAGACTTTCATCCTCTTCCAGCTGAGCCAGGCCGATACTGATGCCGAGCTTGGTTTTTACGTCGGCCCAGATATCCAGCTTATCAACGGCCTTGCACAGCCTTTCCGCCAAAATTCGCCCACTGAATTTATCGGTATTATCAAGAACGAGAATAAACTCATCTCCACCCATTCGCACCAGCAGATCGGAGGAGCGTACGGCATTCTGCAGTTTCTCGGCAACGGCCTTTAATACTTCATCGCCGGCAAGGTGCCCCAGGTTGTCGTTTATATCTTTGAACTTATCGAGATCCATGGAGAGCATGGTTAAAGGGTTCTTATAGCGTTTTGCACTGTTTACCATGCCGTGAATCCGTTCCTCAAACCCCCTCCTGTTGGCAAGCCCGGTGAGTGCATCGTTGCTTGCCCGCTCAAAGAGATCTTCGTAATCAAGAGCACGCTGCAGCGAATCGGTTAAGATGGTCAGAGACTCATTAATGAGATCGATCTGCTCTTCGCTCAGTTTTTTACCGTTTTTAAGTATCAGCAGGATCCCGGCGTCATCGGCACGTTCGATGAGCCACTTATGCGCGTAATGCCCATGATCGTCTTCATAGATGCCTTCGCAATCATCTTTGGTCTCTATCAGTTGTTCGGCAAAGGCGATGGCTCTTCTTCTATTAGGACCATGACCTGAACAGAACAGATGCCGTTTTTTACGCAGGCCATTGCTGTATCCGATAAGCTCATGCTCCACCAGCGGCATCAGCCAGACGGAATAAGCTTCTATCATTCCGGAAAGATTTAAGACTCCGGCAACCCGGGCATGCAACCGGTTCATAAGATCAAGACGTTCGGTCTGCTTCTTAAAATGATCCAGCTCAACCATAACCCGGTCTATATCCGTCAACTGCCGCTCCACAGATTCAACGAGTGATAATTTTGCTGCCGCCTTCATATTTGAAACCTCAAAAGAATTGGTAATATCTTAAAATGCCTTATTTTACATTTCGGCATTTCTTTGGGAATTCTTTAGCTTTTTAATCACATCTATGCAACAGTCATGCCAACAGCCAAACCCCTGACAGCAACACATAGCACTTTCTTCCATTATTTATAAATATTTTAAACACATAAAGCTCGTCAGCGACTTTGCCCTTTTTACCTGTTTGGGTCCCTGCTGGACTTTGAACGAACCTAAGTTCCTCATTTGAAACCAGATAGTCATATTTTTGACGAAGTATCTGGCTGAGTCGTACCGATACGGTTGTCATATTTTTGACTCACCTTCTTTTCTTTAAGCTCTTTTGAGAAGATCAAAAAAAAGTCTCTACTTTACAAAGCTGGAGTAAGCAAAAAAAATTGCTATTCGCCTCCGGAAAAGGTAGTAGTCAAATACGCCCCGCTACACTGAACCAGCTGAGCTGGATAGGCCTAAGCGATACACTGGAGATATTTGCTCTGAAATATTTCTTTTTATGTTATCCCTAATCCTCAGCTCAAGGTCGGGACAGCTCTGTTCACGGATCTTTGCAGCCCGGACGGCTGCAGCGAAGCCCCCCATGGACGGGTTTATGGCGTCCCGATGAAAAGAGCAGTCCCGGCCTGGGCCGGAACGGGCTGAGTTTCAGGGGGAAATCAGATTTCTTTATATGACGAGTTTCAGGCCCACGCCACTGACACAACAGATCCTTACACATCAAGACAGTCATGGACCTTCGCAAGATTATCGGACAACTCTTCATTCTCGGGTTCAGGGGAGCCACCCTGACGATGGAAAATCAGATCAGAGAAGATATCGTCACAGGAAACCTGGGCGGTATCATACTTTTTGACAATTTTCTCTCAGCCTCTGAAAAAGACAGCAATATAGTTTCCCGCCCACAACTGGAAAACCTCTGCGACAGGCTGCAGTCTCTAGCGGAAATCAAACTGCTTATCGGGGTGGACCAGGAAGGCGGCGCCGTCCGGCGGCTTAAGCAGAGGCACGGTTTTCCTCCTCTCCCTTCCGCCGCGGAGATGGGCAGGGATACGAGCTGTAGGGAATCCGCCACTCATGCCAGGAGGACGGGCGAGCTTCTGGCCGCTATCGGGATCAACTGCGATTTTGCCCCGGTGGCAGATATCAATGTCAACCTCAATAATCCCATAATCGGCAAAATCGGAAGGAGCTTTTCCAGCAGTCCGAGGGAGGTCGCTGCTCACTGTGAACAATGGCTCGATGGCCTGAAGCACTCCGGCGTTCTCGGCTGCCTCAAACATTTTCCCGGACACGGCAGCTCGACGACCGATTCGCACAAGGGATGGGTCGATATCAGCAGGAGTTGGAAGAGGCAGGAACTTATTCCGTACGCAGAACTTATCGAAAAGGGAAAAGTACAGGCAGTCATGATGGGACATCTATTTCACAGCGACTTCGATGCCGAACATCCCGCCTCTCTCTCCGCCGATATCATCGGCGGACTTCTGCGCGGCGAGATGCACTATGCAGGCCTGGTCATCACGGATGATCTGCAGATGCGTGGAATAACCGAGCGCTATGGCATCCCTGAGGCCATCGTTCAGGCTTTTTCGGCGGGAGTCGATATGATAATACTCGGCAACAATCTTGAATATGACCCGGGAATCCTGCACAAAGCCGTAAATGCCGTGGAACAGGCGGTCGAGAGCGGCTATCTTTCCCTGGAAACTCTCAGGAAATCCTACGACCGCGTACAAAAAATTAAGGAAGAAATTCTATGAATGATACTACGGCGAGTGAAACACACTCAATTGTAATCGGATATCTTCTCTGGATATTCGGCTTTTTGGGAGCTCATCGTTTTTATTACGGCAGACGTTTAACCGGTACCCTCTATTTTTTCACCCTGGGGCTGCTCTTTATCGGCTGGATCATTGACCTGTTCCTGATTCCGTTAATGAATGAAAAGGCCGACAGGCGCTACAAAAGAGGTCCTGTGGATTACAGCATTGCCTGGCTGCTCCTCGTCTTTACCGGAGTTTTCGGACTGCATAGAATTTATCTGGGAAAATGGATAACAGGTCTGCTCTATCTGCTGACCCTGGGATTATTCGGCATCGGCTACATCTACGACTTGTGGACGCTAAATGAGCAGATAAGCGAAATTAACGGTACATCCATAAGATGACATGTCTGGTATAGCGAACTTCTCGAAATCGGAGTTCATGACCCTACGGGTGCTTATCGCAGAGTCCGTCTCGGTAACTTCGATTTTTTACTGGTTATTCATAAATTAAATACAGCGGCTTCCGCTGAAAACGCCACGGTCATTGTCCCAGCACCTGCACGATATGTTTTGCCATTTTCCCGAGAGATACCGGCTTCAGACAAAAACCGTCAACTCCCGCCTCCATCGCCCTGGAACGTGAAAAATCCTCCAGAAAACCGGAGAAGAGCAAAACCGGAATATCAGGCCGAACCTCCTTGATTTTTTCACAGAGATCAATTCCGGTCATATACGGCATGGTCAAGTCAGTTATCACCAGATCGAATCCATGCCGACTATTAAGAAATTCCAGTACTGCTTCCGGGGCTGACGTGAACTTGGTCACCTTGTAGCCAAGCTTCACGAGCACCTCGGCGGTGGCATCGACTACCTGCTGCTCATCGTCGACCAGCAGAATATGTTCATTACCACCTCTGCAGGTGGAATGGCCCACACCTTCTTCAAAATCAATCTGTTCTTTGATTACAGGCAGGTGGAGGGTGATAGTCGTGCCATGGCCGACTATACTGTCGACCGAAATCCTGCCTCCCTGACGCTTGAT
This window of the Desulfopila inferna genome carries:
- the hypD gene encoding trans-4-hydroxy-L-proline dehydratase, coding for MNARIERLRKISFETQPSLSIERALLETEFYRENSGKYSLPVLRAEFFKYLCQKKTLYIGSDELIVGERGPAPKVVPTFPELTCHSGDDLRILNSREMTRYTISKEDIATYEEKVIPYWQGRSMRDRIFSKVPEDWQRAYRAGLFTEFMEQRAPGHTVLDGKIYKYGMRDCREMIRQSIDRLDYLNDPLASDKYEQLTAMDISCEAVVIFARRHAELAEQLAKQEDNEQRKEELLEIARICRWVPENAPRTYHEAVQMYWFVHLGTITELNGWDAMSPGHLDQHLLPFYQQGLEDGILDRARAKELLACLWIKVNNHTAPPKVGVTARESGTYNDFTQINLGGLNRDGTDAANEVSLLALEVSDELHLLQPQPSVHISSRTPDHFLDAAARVIRKGYGYPSVFNTDMVVLEQIRAGKSVEDAREGGTSGCIETGAFGKEAYILTGYLNVPKILEITLNNGIDPLSGIQVGMQTGDPGKFTSFEELYRAFDRQLEYIVDLKIKVNNYIERMFARYSPAPFLSVVIDDCIEKGRDYYDAGPRYNTNYIQCCGIGTVTDSLSAIKTHLYDKATVTWKELLECLENNFAEADALRLKLCNKTPFFGNDDDRADAIMQRVYESLFTAIDGKPNTKGTVYHLNMLSTTCHVYFGKMLGASANGRFAHMPESDGTSPSHGADRNGPTAVIKSLAKMDQVKSGGTLLNQRFLPDVLATDRDLKKLTGLIRTYFRLGGHHIQFNVVDTKTLRQAQQTPDEFRNLLVRVAGYSDYFVDLDREHQEEIINRTEQEMN
- a CDS encoding glycyl-radical enzyme activating protein, translated to MGTIFAIKKYAIHDGPNIRTTIFLKGCPLSCRWCHNPEGMEGRVDLLWNGSRCVGCGECIAKCPTGSLSLKNHSIVRDEQQCSRCLNCVEVCPALAHESTGWQTDAAAVMAEIKKDIPFFDESGGGVTFSGGEPLMQPEFLLELLRSCGDLGIHRAVDTCAFAAPAQLLEVADNCELFLIDLKHMDSEKHRRHTAVPNERILKNIRILADRGSLMIIRIPLIEGFNSDEENIRRSGEFLTSLPTLPLRVDLLPYHSIAGGKYRKLGLADPDIELPSLPAERVGQCEKILTEMKLKVQVGG
- a CDS encoding FadR/GntR family transcriptional regulator — protein: MNLNFTKLVPVKSYEHVVEQIQNAICEGTLKQGERLPSEMKLKEMFSTSRGTVREALRVLEQKGLVGISTGVKGGATVKGANTEAMSDSMALLIRHQKVSLEHLAEFREFLEVYAAEKAAEIGDGMEIAGLKGIISQIQALIETDPQDWGEFHRLDALFHQKLAAMAENPLIEANLVTVHDNIQGYFHKYLPFSRELLHEDFEHLCEIAAAVERGDRAAAGRSARQHIVRFSGLMKANMPENDEADTEVTYSLSER
- a CDS encoding HNH endonuclease, translated to MSDFLEFDGVDDAEIRRQKAKAREMRKTRWWQQKTSAGKCWYCGRKTAFKDLTMDHLVPLARGGKSTRENIVPSCKSCNTIKKSMLPLEWQEYLERKK
- a CDS encoding glutamate ligase domain-containing protein, with protein sequence MNYQDAQDYLNSLQMHKIKLGLEAMENFLDKVSRPDEALRFVHVAGTNGKGSVSVNIATVLAHAGYRVGLFTSPHLSSVRERFRINDQFISEESFTRLAGRIREVLGEEKITYFEFTTALALLWFEESKVDLVIFETGLGGRLDATNIVAPLVTVITNVSMDHEAYLGNDLRSIASEKAGIIKTAVPMVCGAAMDVSLEVIEQRCREKNAPLYLYGREFLSVGETEPGMWSWRAESDELQQQNFSHLRCGMKGDYQRGNSSLSLAVLVLLKKHGYLFSENDVRQGLAAVHWPGRLEYIVLPRPDRFGSSADAGAKEALRYLIDGAHNPAGVLSLQQTLAGEYTYDKLIVIWGAMEDKDLRLTLPIIAEMASTVILTKPEGERAADPAMLLAVIDDDLKKRCHQIVNVREALNFAEEQAMANDLIVIAGSLYLIGEIRSYLVGGVVPGE
- a CDS encoding ATP-dependent helicase; translated protein: MHTNLPQFQANQSHPDINQEQLNQQQYEAVTTVEGPVLVIAGAGSGKTRTLVYRVAHLINSGVPPERILLLTFTRKASQEMLWRAGQLLNDSCSRVVGGTFHGIANMLLRRYSAALGFGSSFTIIDRADAEGIINLLKSSLGLTGKEKQFPSKRVLINMISGSVNKSRDLQDLVFEQYSHLSEHLDDILTLQKHYTEFKVNHGLMDYDDLLVNWKRLLIEDEDARQAISARFSYIMVDEYQDTNLIQAEIVRLLATTHNNVMIVGDDSQSIYSFRGADFYNIMRFPKLFEGTRIIKLEENYRSTQPILSLTNDIIRNSTEKYAKTLFSRIEGDVLPKLYGGVDERAEARFVAGKIRKFHQEGIALEDMAVLFRSGFHSYKLEVELTTHGYDFEKRGGLKLTESAHMKDLLSFMRILVNPLDTLSWNRILLQLDKVGPKTAQKISSTIAGHDDPIAALAAYPAGSAWKKGIKRLAELFQRLRREESPGALFELAMQYYQPLFEQIYRDDYPKRQKDLEQLKGIMTSYDDLQSFIDDTTLDPPESEKDNSYMGDKLVLSTIHSAKGLEWEVVFVIGLADGRFPHAAATIGDQWEEERRLFYVAATRAKKQLYLCYPKEMMSSDRRFKRVGMSPFLREISPGLCRNVGDPPGSMQSSADVRESSVPVIPKSIKRPKLSMEDFSPGCKVKHPFFGSGTVKKLTKPRTLDIHFDRHGLKTLHLDYAKLEIGG